A DNA window from Linepithema humile isolate Giens D197 chromosome 6, Lhum_UNIL_v1.0, whole genome shotgun sequence contains the following coding sequences:
- the LOC105671399 gene encoding nucleolar protein 58 isoform X2, with protein sequence MSDAKTETKNDNNVEDASKGMNKSVGEVEGRRRTRSSARGLTSTTPVPSPPKKEKRETSSKGGGGRGRGRPKRQEKNENNTDEETSNNKNEKHTEEESTKMEVDEEKEEKEEKESKLIQNEDKNAESVDSKDSKDTEKISEANSKDEKVTEESENVVDEAKSTAPSEEKKQEEVKDSSDSSQDATDAAAEALPLSSSESQNPSNTVTPEENKE encoded by the exons ATGTCCGACGCCAAGACGGAGACGAAGAACGACAACAATGTCGAGGATGCGTCCAAG GGCATGAACAAATCCGTTGGCGAAGTAGAAGGCAGAAGACGCACCCGCAGTTCAGCCAGAGGCCTAACTTCAACAACACCAGTGCCATCGCCACCcaagaaggaaaaaagagaaacatcGTCGAAGGGCGGCGGCGGTCGTGGACGTGGACGTCCCAAGAGgcaagaaaagaatgaaaacaACACGGACGAGGAAACatctaacaataaaaatgaaaagcaCACGGAAGAGGAATCTACAAAGATGGAGGTAGATgaggaaaaagaagagaaagaggaaaaggaAAGCAAACTGATACAGAATGAGGACAAAAATGCGGAGAGCGTTGACAGTAAAGACAGTAAAGACACTGAAAAAATATCCGAGGCTAATTCCAAGGATGAGAAAGTGACGGAGGAATCGGAGAATGTGGTGGACGAAGCTAAAAGTACCGCCCCCAGCGAAGAGAAAAAGCAGGAGGAGGTAAAGGACAGCTCGGACTCGAGTCAAGATGCAACGGACGCCGCAGCGGAAGCGCTACCTTTATCTTCATCGGAGTCTCAAAATCCCTCCAACACTGTTACTCCCGAGGAAAATAAGGAATAA
- the LOC105671399 gene encoding uncharacterized protein isoform X3 — translation MNKSVGEVEGRRRTRSSARGLTSTTPVPSPPKKEKRETSSKGGGGRGRGRPKRQEKNENNTDEETSNNKNEKHTEEESTKMEVDEEKEEKEEKESKLIQNEDKNAESVDSKDSKDTEKISEANSKDEKVTEESENVVDEAKSTAPSEEKKQEEVKDSSDSSQDATDAAAEALPLSSSESQNPSNTVTPEENKE, via the coding sequence ATGAACAAATCCGTTGGCGAAGTAGAAGGCAGAAGACGCACCCGCAGTTCAGCCAGAGGCCTAACTTCAACAACACCAGTGCCATCGCCACCcaagaaggaaaaaagagaaacatcGTCGAAGGGCGGCGGCGGTCGTGGACGTGGACGTCCCAAGAGgcaagaaaagaatgaaaacaACACGGACGAGGAAACatctaacaataaaaatgaaaagcaCACGGAAGAGGAATCTACAAAGATGGAGGTAGATgaggaaaaagaagagaaagaggaaaaggaAAGCAAACTGATACAGAATGAGGACAAAAATGCGGAGAGCGTTGACAGTAAAGACAGTAAAGACACTGAAAAAATATCCGAGGCTAATTCCAAGGATGAGAAAGTGACGGAGGAATCGGAGAATGTGGTGGACGAAGCTAAAAGTACCGCCCCCAGCGAAGAGAAAAAGCAGGAGGAGGTAAAGGACAGCTCGGACTCGAGTCAAGATGCAACGGACGCCGCAGCGGAAGCGCTACCTTTATCTTCATCGGAGTCTCAAAATCCCTCCAACACTGTTACTCCCGAGGAAAATAAGGAATAA
- the LOC105671399 gene encoding nucleolar protein 58 isoform X1, translated as MSDAKTETKNDNNVEDASKEQSTEEKPTPTKNKRSGTKRLSTLERTAQEGEALLKGMNKSVGEVEGRRRTRSSARGLTSTTPVPSPPKKEKRETSSKGGGGRGRGRPKRQEKNENNTDEETSNNKNEKHTEEESTKMEVDEEKEEKEEKESKLIQNEDKNAESVDSKDSKDTEKISEANSKDEKVTEESENVVDEAKSTAPSEEKKQEEVKDSSDSSQDATDAAAEALPLSSSESQNPSNTVTPEENKE; from the exons ATGTCCGACGCCAAGACGGAGACGAAGAACGACAACAATGTCGAGGATGCGTCCAAG GAACAGTCAACGGAGGAGAAGCCGACCCCGACAAAAAACAAACGAAGCGGCACCAAGAGACTTTCCACCCTCGAAAGAACTGCTCAGGAAGGCGAGGCACTCTTAAAG GGCATGAACAAATCCGTTGGCGAAGTAGAAGGCAGAAGACGCACCCGCAGTTCAGCCAGAGGCCTAACTTCAACAACACCAGTGCCATCGCCACCcaagaaggaaaaaagagaaacatcGTCGAAGGGCGGCGGCGGTCGTGGACGTGGACGTCCCAAGAGgcaagaaaagaatgaaaacaACACGGACGAGGAAACatctaacaataaaaatgaaaagcaCACGGAAGAGGAATCTACAAAGATGGAGGTAGATgaggaaaaagaagagaaagaggaaaaggaAAGCAAACTGATACAGAATGAGGACAAAAATGCGGAGAGCGTTGACAGTAAAGACAGTAAAGACACTGAAAAAATATCCGAGGCTAATTCCAAGGATGAGAAAGTGACGGAGGAATCGGAGAATGTGGTGGACGAAGCTAAAAGTACCGCCCCCAGCGAAGAGAAAAAGCAGGAGGAGGTAAAGGACAGCTCGGACTCGAGTCAAGATGCAACGGACGCCGCAGCGGAAGCGCTACCTTTATCTTCATCGGAGTCTCAAAATCCCTCCAACACTGTTACTCCCGAGGAAAATAAGGAATAA